From a region of the Deltaproteobacteria bacterium genome:
- the thpR gene encoding RNA 2',3'-cyclic phosphodiesterase, protein MGEKIRTFIAIGLPEFVLQAIAKIQETLRGSGLDIRWVRREGIHLTLKFLGDIDRDDVGKIQAAMEEAAKGISPFTLTGDEVGVFPDFRRPRVIWAGISGDVQALFALQSALESQLKGLGFPKEKRHFKGHLTMGRVKDRVDRTKLRESLEGLARFETGSFTVKSVVLFQSTLRSQGAVYTRLAEVDLRSA, encoded by the coding sequence ATGGGTGAGAAGATACGCACCTTCATAGCGATCGGTTTGCCGGAATTCGTTCTTCAGGCAATTGCAAAAATCCAGGAGACGCTCCGGGGATCAGGCCTTGACATCAGATGGGTTCGCAGGGAAGGCATCCACCTGACCCTGAAGTTCCTGGGAGATATTGACAGGGATGATGTAGGGAAGATTCAGGCAGCCATGGAAGAAGCCGCCAAGGGCATTTCCCCTTTTACGCTGACGGGGGATGAGGTTGGGGTTTTTCCGGATTTCAGGCGTCCGCGTGTCATCTGGGCGGGGATATCAGGGGACGTGCAGGCCTTGTTCGCTCTTCAGAGCGCTTTGGAATCTCAGCTCAAGGGGCTTGGCTTTCCTAAGGAGAAACGGCATTTTAAGGGCCATCTGACAATGGGTCGTGTCAAGGATCGTGTGGATAGGACCAAGTTGCGGGAGTCCTTGGAGGGATTGGCGAGGTTTGAAACAGGATCTTTCACGGTTAAGTCTGTTGTCTTGTTTCAAAGCACCTTGCGTTCTCAAGGGGCGGTATACACAAGACTGGCTGAGGTGGATTTAAGAAGTGCCTGA
- the recA gene encoding recombinase RecA translates to MSSISADKEKAVEQAIGQIERQFGKGSIMKLGAQVIADIPVIPTGSLALDHALGVGGIPRGRVVELFGPESSGKTTLALHVVAEAQKGGGIAAFIDAEHALDVLYAKKLGVNCDDLLVSQPDTGEQALEIAEVLVRSGALDTVVVDSVAALVPRAEIEGEMGDVHVGLQARLMSQALRKLTACISRSKTTVIFINQIRMKIGVMFGNPETTPGGNALKFYSSVRLDIRRIGNIKDGQEVIGNRTRVRVVKNKVAPPFKEAQFDIMYGEGISATGDLLDMAVQNEIVDKSGAWYSFDKERIGQGRENAKTFLKEHSDLFANIQKKVRDALGLAQKESGQSEAQQRGKE, encoded by the coding sequence ATGAGTAGTATATCTGCTGACAAGGAGAAGGCGGTTGAACAGGCGATAGGTCAGATAGAGCGCCAGTTCGGCAAGGGTTCCATCATGAAACTGGGCGCCCAGGTCATTGCAGACATCCCGGTAATTCCAACGGGCTCCCTTGCCTTGGACCACGCACTGGGAGTAGGAGGCATACCGCGAGGCCGGGTCGTAGAGCTTTTTGGGCCTGAGTCTTCGGGCAAAACCACGCTTGCTCTTCATGTTGTGGCGGAAGCCCAAAAGGGGGGCGGTATTGCGGCATTTATCGATGCCGAACACGCCCTGGACGTATTATATGCAAAAAAACTCGGCGTGAACTGTGATGACCTTCTCGTCTCTCAACCGGATACGGGTGAGCAGGCCCTGGAGATTGCCGAGGTCCTGGTCAGGAGCGGCGCCCTGGATACCGTGGTTGTTGATTCGGTGGCAGCCCTGGTTCCACGGGCTGAGATTGAAGGAGAGATGGGGGATGTCCATGTGGGTCTGCAGGCCAGGCTCATGTCACAGGCTTTGAGAAAGCTGACGGCCTGTATTAGCAGGTCGAAAACAACGGTTATCTTTATTAACCAGATTCGAATGAAGATCGGAGTCATGTTTGGGAACCCGGAGACCACGCCAGGAGGTAATGCCCTTAAGTTTTATTCGTCGGTGAGACTTGACATACGAAGAATCGGGAACATCAAAGACGGCCAGGAGGTCATAGGAAACCGAACAAGGGTGCGGGTGGTAAAGAACAAGGTGGCGCCGCCTTTCAAGGAAGCACAGTTTGATATCATGTACGGTGAAGGTATTTCCGCTACTGGCGATCTTCTGGACATGGCCGTTCAAAACGAAATCGTTGATAAGAGCGGGGCCTGGTATTCATTTGACAAGGAAAGGATTGGACAGGGCAGGGAAAACGCCAAGACATTTCTGAAGGAACATTCTGATCTTTTTGCCAATATCCAAAAAAAAGTTCGAGATGCCCTTGGATTGGCACAGAAGGAGTCCGGGCAGTCCGAGGCGCAGCAGCGTGGAAAAGAGTAA
- the alaS gene encoding alanine--tRNA ligase, protein MTTSDDLREKFLAYFEEKGHTIVKSSSLMPHDDPTLLFTNAGMVQFKRTFLGEEKRDYVRACTSQKCVRAGGKHNDLENVGHTGRHHTFFEMLGNFSFGDYFKPLAIELAWDLITRVYGLPVEKIWVSVYENDDEAHQLWSNNTGIPEDRIVRLGKKDNFWSMGDTGPCGPCSEILFDQGEEMSCGRPECRVGCECDRYLELWNLVFMEFNRDDTGNMTPLPRPSIDTGMGLERIAAVTQGVTSNYETDLFIPIIREIEEISGHSIDESREIDVSMKVVADHSRAAAFLIGDGVLPSNEWRGYVLRRILRRAIRYGRTLGLPRPFLYQTAGKVAQVMKKAYPELLEADAYIKNIIKSEEERFLGTLDTGLSVLEDALGELKAQGDLKVPGNLIFKMYDTYGFPVDIIQDIVRDDGFSLDIEGFNASMDQQRLRSRSAWKGVGGHEAAEAFKALAVRGIQTEFVGYETTSADSEILMLVRDGETVQGATQGEFIELVVTGKTPFYGEAGGQVGDQGRITGAGFEIEVRDTVKAPGNIIINKGKILRGTVSTGDRVTLSVDRERRLAIGRNHTATHLLHAVLRKVLGDHVKQSGSLVGPDRLRFDFTHFSALDAETLREIEDLVNDRIRQNTPLKIEEMDAEDAFNAGATALFEEKYGDRVRVVAIGNFSKELCGGTHTVRTGDIGLFKIVSEGSVAAGVRRIEALTGALALASTQEASQTLHTLAEALRTKPENLADRVQKIMAHQKALEKELGAVRAKAQAEASDKSLSEVKAVNGVSVLAQEVSVDTPAALRDFADQVKAKIKSGIIVLGSRIPEKVLLVAVVTEEHQEQYHAGKIIKEVAAIVGGGGGGRRDMAQAGGSKPEKLPEALAAVYDIVAGN, encoded by the coding sequence ATGACGACATCAGATGATCTGCGGGAAAAATTTTTGGCCTATTTTGAGGAAAAAGGCCACACGATCGTAAAGAGCTCGTCTCTGATGCCCCATGATGACCCCACCCTCCTTTTCACCAATGCCGGGATGGTGCAGTTTAAGCGGACATTCCTGGGAGAGGAGAAACGAGACTACGTGCGGGCATGCACGTCTCAGAAGTGTGTTCGGGCTGGCGGCAAGCACAACGACCTTGAAAATGTAGGCCACACGGGGCGCCATCACACTTTTTTCGAGATGCTGGGAAATTTTTCCTTTGGGGATTATTTTAAGCCGTTAGCCATTGAATTGGCCTGGGATCTCATAACCAGGGTTTATGGCCTTCCAGTAGAAAAAATCTGGGTTTCAGTCTACGAAAACGACGATGAGGCGCATCAGCTTTGGTCTAACAATACAGGGATACCGGAGGACAGGATCGTTCGTCTCGGCAAGAAGGATAATTTCTGGTCAATGGGCGATACTGGTCCTTGTGGGCCGTGCTCGGAAATCCTCTTTGATCAGGGCGAAGAGATGAGTTGCGGTCGACCCGAATGCCGGGTGGGTTGTGAATGTGACCGCTATCTGGAGTTGTGGAACCTGGTTTTCATGGAATTTAACCGGGATGACACAGGCAACATGACACCCCTTCCAAGACCGAGCATTGATACAGGCATGGGACTGGAGCGCATCGCGGCAGTAACGCAAGGGGTTACGAGTAACTACGAGACCGACCTGTTTATCCCCATTATAAGAGAAATCGAGGAGATCTCCGGTCATTCCATTGATGAGTCCCGCGAGATTGATGTTTCGATGAAGGTGGTGGCAGACCACAGCCGAGCAGCGGCCTTTCTGATCGGTGACGGGGTCCTGCCATCCAATGAGTGGCGAGGGTATGTGCTTCGCCGTATCCTGAGACGGGCCATTCGTTATGGTCGCACCCTGGGATTGCCCCGGCCCTTTCTGTATCAAACCGCGGGCAAGGTTGCTCAGGTGATGAAGAAGGCCTATCCGGAGCTCTTGGAAGCAGATGCCTACATCAAGAATATTATCAAGAGCGAAGAGGAGCGCTTTTTGGGGACCCTGGACACAGGCTTGAGTGTTCTGGAGGATGCCCTGGGTGAATTAAAGGCTCAGGGGGACTTGAAGGTCCCAGGGAATCTCATATTTAAGATGTATGATACTTATGGTTTCCCGGTTGACATTATCCAGGACATTGTGCGCGATGACGGGTTTTCACTGGATATCGAAGGCTTTAACGCGTCCATGGACCAACAGCGCCTCCGCTCACGGAGCGCCTGGAAAGGCGTCGGCGGTCATGAGGCAGCAGAGGCCTTCAAGGCCCTTGCGGTTCGGGGGATACAGACTGAGTTTGTGGGCTATGAGACCACAAGCGCTGACTCTGAAATCCTCATGCTCGTTCGAGACGGCGAGACTGTTCAAGGGGCTACACAAGGAGAATTCATTGAACTTGTTGTAACAGGCAAGACCCCCTTCTACGGCGAGGCCGGGGGCCAGGTGGGAGACCAGGGCCGAATTACAGGGGCGGGCTTTGAGATAGAAGTCCGTGACACGGTGAAAGCTCCCGGTAACATAATAATCAACAAAGGCAAGATCCTGCGCGGAACAGTTTCCACAGGGGACCGTGTGACTCTCAGTGTGGATAGGGAGCGGCGATTGGCTATTGGCAGGAATCATACTGCCACCCACCTGTTGCACGCGGTTTTGCGCAAAGTGCTGGGGGACCATGTGAAGCAGTCAGGATCATTAGTGGGGCCTGACCGTTTGCGTTTTGATTTTACGCATTTTTCCGCTCTTGATGCAGAGACACTCCGGGAAATCGAAGACCTGGTCAATGACAGAATTCGTCAAAACACGCCTCTGAAGATCGAGGAGATGGATGCCGAGGACGCCTTCAATGCAGGAGCCACCGCGCTTTTTGAGGAGAAGTACGGTGACCGTGTCCGGGTCGTTGCTATTGGGAATTTCAGCAAGGAGCTGTGCGGAGGGACCCATACTGTGCGGACGGGAGATATCGGTCTTTTTAAGATCGTCAGCGAAGGGAGTGTGGCAGCCGGCGTGCGACGTATCGAGGCGCTCACAGGCGCGCTTGCCCTTGCGAGCACCCAGGAGGCCTCTCAGACCTTGCATACCCTGGCAGAGGCGCTGAGAACCAAGCCTGAAAATTTGGCAGACAGGGTTCAGAAAATCATGGCACACCAGAAGGCCCTTGAGAAGGAACTCGGCGCTGTCAGGGCCAAAGCCCAGGCTGAGGCATCAGATAAGTCCCTTTCCGAGGTCAAGGCAGTAAACGGCGTTTCAGTCCTGGCTCAGGAGGTTTCAGTCGACACACCCGCGGCCTTGAGAGATTTTGCCGATCAAGTTAAGGCAAAGATAAAGTCCGGGATTATTGTATTGGGGAGCAGGATACCTGAAAAGGTGCTGCTCGTGGCCGTGGTGACAGAGGAACACCAGGAGCAGTATCATGCCGGAAAGATAATCAAAGAGGTGGCCGCCATAGTTGGCGGCGGCGGCGGCGGGCGTCGTGACATGGCCCAGGCCGGGGGAAGCAAGCCTGAAAAACTACCGGAAGCGCTGGCCGCAGTTTACGATATCGTAGCTGGGAACTGA
- a CDS encoding phosphoribosylformylglycinamidine cyclo-ligase, protein MDNSLTYQKAGVDIDKANRFIKRIKQITKQAPQSGVIAGIGGFSGLYSLDVTQYKDPVLVTSTDGVGTKLKVASMMEKHDTIGIDLVAMCVNDITVQGARPLFFLDYLSMGKLVSETAEAIIEGIVTGCKTAKCALIGGETAEMPGLYAEGDYDLAGFVVGIVDNGKIVDGSEIGVGHKLIGIASSGLHSNGYSLVRKICFEKLKLKVTDRVDVLGKTIGDELLEPTKIYSEILRHLLRDFAIHGIAHVTGGGIQENLPRILPSSCKAVIQEGSWEVPPVFHFLREAGKLSALEMRRTFNNGIGIILVTPANAAQGIMEFLLAMNEKAYAIGEIVARKRGAKQLVWV, encoded by the coding sequence ATGGACAACTCTCTTACCTACCAGAAAGCCGGTGTCGATATCGACAAGGCAAATCGTTTCATCAAAAGGATCAAGCAGATCACGAAACAGGCCCCACAGTCTGGTGTGATTGCCGGCATTGGCGGATTCAGCGGTCTTTACTCCCTTGATGTCACTCAATATAAAGACCCGGTTCTTGTCACCTCCACTGACGGGGTTGGCACAAAATTGAAGGTCGCCTCCATGATGGAAAAGCATGACACGATCGGCATAGACCTTGTGGCCATGTGCGTCAACGATATCACGGTTCAAGGTGCCAGGCCTCTGTTCTTCTTGGACTATCTGTCCATGGGCAAACTTGTGTCCGAAACCGCTGAGGCCATAATAGAAGGAATTGTCACGGGCTGCAAAACGGCCAAGTGTGCGCTGATAGGTGGCGAGACAGCGGAAATGCCGGGGCTCTACGCTGAGGGTGATTATGATCTGGCGGGGTTTGTAGTCGGCATTGTAGACAACGGCAAAATTGTCGATGGATCAGAGATCGGGGTAGGCCATAAGCTGATTGGCATAGCGTCAAGCGGGCTTCACAGCAACGGGTATTCTCTGGTTCGAAAGATCTGTTTTGAAAAACTCAAGCTGAAAGTGACTGACAGGGTTGATGTTCTGGGAAAAACCATAGGAGACGAACTCCTGGAGCCTACCAAGATCTATTCCGAAATTCTCCGTCACCTGCTGCGTGATTTTGCCATACACGGGATTGCCCACGTCACAGGCGGTGGCATACAAGAAAACCTGCCGCGAATACTCCCATCATCTTGCAAGGCCGTGATCCAAGAAGGGAGTTGGGAGGTTCCTCCTGTTTTTCATTTCCTCCGGGAAGCAGGAAAGCTCTCCGCATTGGAAATGAGAAGGACTTTCAATAACGGAATCGGCATCATCCTTGTCACGCCCGCTAATGCCGCACAGGGCATCATGGAATTCCTTCTGGCAATGAACGAAAAAGCCTACGCTATCGGAGAAATCGTCGCGAGAAAACGCGGGGCCAAGCAGCTCGTCTGGGTGTAA
- a CDS encoding aminotransferase class I/II-fold pyridoxal phosphate-dependent enzyme, with protein MKQFARLNRLPPYVFTTVNQIKMDARHAGEDIVDLGMGNPDMATPKHIVDKLVEACRKGHNHRYSASMGITKLRMAISDWYKRRFDVDIDPETEAIVTIGAKEGISHLVLVTIAPGDVVFSPNPTYPIHPYSAIIAGGDVRGIPLGPEQDFFENLIAATKQTWPRPKMLIISFPHNPTTEVVDLGFFEKIVDYAKEHGILVIHDLAYADLVYDEYLAPSFLQVPGAKEVGVEFFSLSKSYSMPGWRVGFCVGSPEIVGALRRIKSYLDYGIFQPIQIASIIALNGPQDCVKKIVDTYKIRRDALVKGLNRVGWPVKSPKGTMFVWAKIPEQYVKMGSVEFSKMLIREAKVAVSPGLGFGEYGDEYVRFALIENTMRTNQAIRGIRKIL; from the coding sequence ATGAAACAATTCGCCAGGCTGAATCGGCTTCCGCCCTATGTTTTCACCACCGTAAATCAGATAAAAATGGATGCGCGCCATGCAGGAGAGGATATTGTGGATTTGGGTATGGGCAATCCTGATATGGCAACGCCAAAGCACATTGTGGACAAGCTGGTTGAAGCCTGCAGAAAAGGGCACAACCACCGGTATTCTGCGTCCATGGGGATCACCAAGCTCAGGATGGCTATCTCCGATTGGTACAAACGCCGCTTTGACGTGGATATTGATCCTGAAACAGAAGCGATTGTCACTATCGGGGCTAAGGAAGGAATCTCACATCTTGTCCTCGTAACCATTGCCCCGGGGGATGTGGTCTTTTCGCCGAACCCCACCTATCCTATCCATCCCTATTCGGCCATCATAGCAGGTGGAGACGTGCGTGGGATTCCTCTGGGTCCGGAGCAGGACTTTTTTGAAAACTTGATTGCTGCCACAAAGCAGACATGGCCGAGACCGAAGATGCTTATCATATCTTTTCCCCATAATCCCACAACAGAGGTGGTGGACCTGGGTTTTTTTGAGAAGATTGTAGACTACGCCAAAGAGCATGGGATTCTGGTGATTCATGATTTGGCCTACGCTGATTTGGTGTATGATGAATATTTGGCCCCGAGTTTTCTTCAGGTGCCCGGGGCCAAGGAAGTGGGGGTGGAATTTTTCTCCCTTTCCAAGAGCTATAGTATGCCTGGGTGGCGTGTCGGTTTTTGCGTTGGGAGCCCCGAGATAGTTGGAGCTCTTCGCCGCATCAAGAGCTATCTCGATTACGGCATTTTTCAGCCGATCCAAATTGCATCCATCATTGCGCTAAACGGACCGCAAGATTGCGTCAAGAAAATCGTAGACACATACAAAATAAGGCGTGATGCGCTGGTTAAAGGCCTGAACAGGGTTGGGTGGCCAGTCAAGAGTCCGAAGGGAACCATGTTTGTTTGGGCAAAGATCCCTGAACAGTATGTCAAGATGGGCTCTGTGGAGTTTTCCAAGATGTTGATTCGAGAAGCCAAGGTGGCTGTTTCTCCGGGGCTCGGTTTCGGGGAGTATGGCGATGAATATGTCAGGTTTGCTCTAATAGAAAACACGATGCGCACCAATCAGGCCATAAGGGGGATTCGCAAGATCCTGTAA
- a CDS encoding homoserine dehydrogenase — protein sequence MNKIHIGLLGFGTVGSGTAKILLENRDVIASRLGAHLELKWIADLDLETDRGVSVDEKILTTDANVVINDPEVDIVVELIGSYEPAKSFILQAIEKGKHVVTANKALLAAHGDEIFSSALRKGVEVGFEASVGGGIPLIRSIKEGLVANRIQGLFGILNGTANYILTKMTDEGSPFSEVLKEAQALGYAEADSTFDVEGIDSAHKLTILLSVAYGVPIDNSAVYTEGISRITPLDIEFIKEFGYRIKLLAISRDDGEAIEARVHPTLIPQESLLASVNEAYNALYVKGDAVGNVMFYGFGAGMMATGSAVVSDLVDVGRNVLHGAIGRVPCMGYQPSSVKRRRVKSIEELYVKYYFRFSAEDRPGVLSRISGILGKHQISIESVHQKGRDLAGEVPIVMITHEATEAAVRDALFEIDQLGVVKDKTMLIRIEDQR from the coding sequence ATGAACAAAATACATATTGGCTTGCTGGGGTTCGGAACTGTGGGTTCGGGCACAGCAAAGATCCTGCTGGAAAACCGGGATGTCATCGCCTCTCGTTTAGGAGCGCACCTGGAGCTCAAATGGATAGCCGACCTTGACCTTGAAACTGATCGGGGCGTGTCAGTGGATGAAAAGATCCTCACAACAGACGCCAATGTGGTCATCAATGATCCTGAGGTTGACATTGTGGTGGAACTGATTGGTAGTTATGAACCGGCAAAAAGCTTCATCTTGCAGGCCATTGAAAAAGGCAAACACGTAGTCACCGCCAACAAAGCCCTTCTCGCTGCTCACGGGGACGAGATTTTTTCTTCTGCTTTGCGCAAAGGGGTGGAGGTGGGCTTTGAAGCCAGTGTTGGCGGGGGTATTCCTCTGATTCGTTCGATAAAGGAAGGGCTTGTTGCCAATCGCATCCAAGGCCTTTTCGGGATCTTGAACGGCACTGCCAACTATATATTGACCAAGATGACGGATGAGGGAAGTCCCTTTTCAGAAGTGCTTAAAGAGGCCCAGGCGCTCGGTTACGCGGAAGCTGATTCCACGTTTGATGTTGAAGGGATTGATTCGGCCCACAAACTCACGATACTCCTTTCTGTAGCTTACGGTGTTCCCATCGACAATAGCGCCGTTTATACAGAGGGGATCTCAAGAATAACGCCTCTTGACATCGAGTTTATCAAGGAATTCGGGTACCGGATCAAGCTTTTGGCTATTTCAAGAGATGATGGCGAGGCTATTGAAGCCCGGGTTCATCCGACACTGATACCTCAAGAGAGCCTCCTTGCCAGTGTGAATGAGGCTTACAATGCCCTTTACGTGAAGGGTGATGCTGTCGGAAATGTCATGTTTTATGGGTTCGGCGCAGGCATGATGGCCACGGGAAGCGCTGTGGTTAGCGACCTGGTGGATGTTGGGCGGAATGTATTGCATGGCGCAATCGGCAGGGTCCCTTGCATGGGCTATCAGCCTTCTTCCGTAAAAAGGAGACGCGTCAAATCGATCGAAGAGCTGTATGTGAAGTATTATTTCCGATTTTCTGCTGAGGATAGACCTGGTGTGCTCTCTAGGATTTCCGGAATTTTGGGAAAGCATCAAATCAGTATCGAATCGGTTCATCAGAAGGGCAGGGACCTAGCGGGCGAAGTGCCTATTGTTATGATTACCCATGAGGCCACGGAGGCAGCCGTAAGAGATGCCCTTTTTGAAATAGATCAGCTTGGCGTAGTGAAGGACAAGACCATGTTGATCCGGATTGAGGATCAAAGATGA
- a CDS encoding cofactor-independent phosphoglycerate mutase, producing the protein MKYIILVGDGMGDYPIAELGGKTPLEAAQTPNMDWIARQGQLGLVKTIPDGCETGSDTANLSLLGYDPRIVQTRRGPLEAASLGVKLKPSDVAFRCNLVTLSRQEGALTMDDYSAGHISTDEARRLIEDIDNGLGNKTLRFYPGVSYRHLMVWQDGSADVNTTPPHDITGERVEPYLDRLASQGILRELIDRASSILKDHPVNRTRMKKGLKPANHIWFWGQGHAPQLESFEKKTGLKGAMISAVDLLMGIGVYLGLKVIRVPGATGYFDTDYEAKARYALSAIKSVDLVYVHVEAPDEAGHAGLLNEKIAAIEAFDARVVGKVLDGLKEFPEHRIMVTTDHYTPLSARTHTTEPVPFAICGKDVPSPSEGSCGFNEKGAEGQTLLVSDGYRLIERLIRFGK; encoded by the coding sequence ATGAAATACATTATTCTTGTGGGTGACGGCATGGGGGATTATCCCATTGCTGAGCTTGGCGGCAAGACCCCCCTTGAGGCAGCGCAGACTCCTAACATGGATTGGATTGCTCGTCAGGGCCAACTGGGGCTCGTCAAAACTATTCCCGATGGGTGCGAAACAGGAAGTGATACGGCCAATTTGAGTCTCCTGGGCTATGATCCAAGAATAGTACAAACCCGCCGGGGACCTTTGGAGGCAGCCAGCCTTGGGGTCAAGCTAAAGCCATCTGATGTGGCCTTCCGCTGCAATCTGGTGACCCTCTCCCGGCAGGAGGGTGCGCTCACAATGGACGATTACAGCGCCGGGCATATCTCCACTGATGAAGCCCGGCGCCTCATAGAGGACATAGACAATGGCCTGGGAAACAAGACGCTTCGATTCTATCCCGGGGTGAGCTATCGCCATCTTATGGTTTGGCAGGACGGATCTGCAGACGTAAATACAACTCCACCTCATGATATTACTGGAGAGAGAGTCGAGCCCTATTTAGATCGGTTGGCTTCTCAAGGGATTTTGCGTGAGCTAATTGATCGGGCAAGCTCCATCCTAAAAGACCATCCTGTCAACCGGACAAGGATGAAAAAGGGCTTGAAGCCAGCCAACCATATCTGGTTCTGGGGACAAGGACATGCGCCGCAATTGGAGTCTTTTGAAAAAAAGACAGGGCTTAAAGGGGCTATGATTTCAGCGGTAGACCTCCTGATGGGAATCGGTGTGTATTTGGGGCTTAAGGTGATTCGCGTGCCAGGAGCCACCGGATATTTTGACACGGATTATGAAGCCAAGGCACGATATGCCCTGTCAGCAATAAAAAGCGTCGACCTGGTCTATGTCCATGTTGAGGCTCCGGACGAAGCAGGGCATGCCGGCCTGCTGAATGAGAAGATAGCCGCCATTGAGGCATTTGATGCCAGAGTCGTGGGAAAGGTGCTGGACGGCTTGAAAGAGTTCCCAGAACACCGGATCATGGTTACCACTGATCACTATACTCCTCTTTCCGCAAGGACTCACACCACGGAACCCGTGCCCTTCGCAATCTGCGGCAAAGACGTCCCGTCACCTTCAGAGGGATCCTGTGGCTTCAACGAGAAAGGGGCCGAGGGCCAGACTTTGTTGGTTTCTGATGGTTATCGGCTCATAGAACGATTAATACGATTTGGCAAATAG
- the flgM gene encoding flagellar biosynthesis anti-sigma factor FlgM, which produces MKVTGRDEVSKYANQRALAPNNETPEEARKRSEVVRESHEDAVCSFSQRSKDVQKAHEAIQSEPDVRMGRVQTVRAKIEKGTYEIDFDKTAEKMLKTFTDEIS; this is translated from the coding sequence ATGAAGGTTACGGGTAGAGACGAAGTCTCCAAGTATGCTAATCAAAGGGCACTTGCCCCCAACAATGAAACCCCTGAAGAGGCTCGCAAGCGATCCGAGGTTGTCCGAGAGTCTCATGAGGACGCAGTTTGCAGTTTTTCCCAGAGGTCGAAAGACGTTCAGAAGGCCCACGAGGCCATTCAATCCGAACCAGATGTGCGCATGGGAAGAGTGCAGACCGTCAGGGCTAAGATTGAAAAGGGGACCTACGAGATTGATTTCGACAAGACAGCCGAGAAGATGCTGAAGACCTTTACTGACGAAATCAGTTGA
- a CDS encoding integration host factor subunit beta encodes MNKANLIEALKKETGLTKNKATEVVNLMFDKMTEALASGGRVEIRGFCSIYVKEYKGYTGRNPKSGAPSQVPPKKLPFFKCGKELKERVDPE; translated from the coding sequence ATGAACAAGGCGAATCTCATAGAGGCGCTGAAGAAGGAAACAGGACTCACAAAAAATAAAGCAACGGAAGTCGTTAACCTGATGTTTGACAAGATGACCGAGGCGCTGGCCTCGGGAGGCCGGGTTGAAATCAGGGGGTTCTGCAGCATCTATGTCAAGGAATACAAGGGGTACACAGGGAGAAATCCGAAGTCAGGAGCGCCCAGCCAAGTCCCACCCAAGAAACTGCCTTTCTTCAAATGCGGTAAGGAACTGAAAGAAAGAGTTGATCCCGAGTAA
- a CDS encoding sigma-54-dependent Fis family transcriptional regulator, whose protein sequence is MSPHGIALRGQVEPDLFPEFVVVSEHMRSVIATVQQVSRFDANVLISGESGTGKELLARIVHQKSKRKDKPFVPVNCGTLSGELFESKLFGHEMGAFTGAIRQTKGRFEQAHNGTLFLDEVLEISQLNQVNFLRVLEDGCFRRIGGQDLIKVDVRIIAATNKDLAAQVEAGRFRKDLFYRLQVIPINLLPLRKRQEAIPHLVSYFLERFAKIYQKERVTVSPDAMQFLMSLKWPGNIRQLKNLVERMFLMASKPAIDLDDFPEDFLQGTPELNTKDLQESHDKRPAPAPLEMQSGIEPLRKARERVEKSLILKALETTNGQRTRAAELLEIKPRTLRQKMSDYGIQFRRTRKSTVAQSPV, encoded by the coding sequence ATGAGCCCTCACGGAATCGCTCTGCGTGGCCAAGTCGAACCAGACCTTTTCCCTGAGTTTGTGGTTGTAAGCGAGCATATGCGCTCTGTCATTGCAACTGTCCAGCAAGTCAGCCGGTTTGACGCCAATGTCCTCATCTCCGGCGAATCCGGTACGGGCAAAGAACTTCTGGCACGAATAGTCCACCAAAAAAGCAAGCGCAAGGACAAGCCCTTTGTGCCGGTCAACTGTGGAACCCTTTCTGGTGAACTGTTCGAAAGCAAGCTCTTCGGCCACGAGATGGGAGCCTTCACAGGCGCCATCAGACAAACAAAGGGCAGATTCGAACAGGCCCATAACGGGACACTTTTTCTGGACGAAGTCCTTGAGATTTCCCAACTGAACCAGGTGAACTTCCTGCGCGTGCTCGAGGATGGATGTTTCCGGAGAATCGGGGGCCAAGACCTGATCAAGGTCGATGTTCGTATCATTGCTGCCACCAACAAGGATCTAGCTGCACAAGTAGAAGCAGGCCGTTTCAGAAAAGATCTCTTCTATCGCCTGCAGGTTATCCCAATCAACCTTCTCCCTTTAAGGAAACGTCAGGAGGCCATTCCTCACCTGGTAAGTTATTTCCTGGAACGATTTGCCAAGATATACCAGAAGGAAAGAGTCACGGTTTCGCCTGACGCCATGCAATTCCTCATGTCCCTGAAATGGCCTGGCAATATTAGACAGCTCAAGAATTTGGTGGAACGTATGTTCTTGATGGCATCAAAACCTGCCATCGATCTGGACGATTTTCCGGAAGATTTCTTGCAAGGGACGCCCGAGTTGAACACGAAAGATCTTCAAGAATCTCATGACAAGAGGCCGGCGCCTGCTCCTCTCGAAATGCAGAGCGGCATCGAGCCTTTGCGAAAGGCGCGGGAAAGGGTGGAGAAATCTCTTATCCTAAAGGCCCTGGAGACGACAAACGGTCAGAGAACCAGGGCGGCAGAGCTACTTGAAATCAAGCCACGCACCCTTCGGCAAAAAATGAGCGATTATGGCATCCAGTTTCGCAGAACGCGAAAAAGCACGGTTGCGCAGTCTCCAGTCTGA